A genomic region of Terriglobales bacterium contains the following coding sequences:
- a CDS encoding 2-dehydropantoate 2-reductase: MKFLVAGAGAVGAYIGAKMARAGLDVTLFARGKQLQAIQQNGVRVRSAQGDFEAHPKTTADLEQAGTFDVVFLTVKAHSLPQLAPRLKSVIGPQTTVVSTQNGIPWWFFQNFGGELDGFRLEKVDPGGIVSSAIPPRQVVGSIIYFATDITEPGVIRHTEGSRISLGEPDGTRSERTKQIADALISSGLRCPITTHIRQEIWVKILGNVVFNPISALTGATLVQMAQHPEVSRIVREVMRETETLGNKLGFTLPITIEQRIAGAAKVGEHKTSMLQDLEAGRPLELDAIVGAVVELGERLKVPMPHTETIYATAKLLSETRSGNVAKLPVKPASAEPAKEITSTDIESVARELLTAYDTGQMVSTPPSGRGFDLDACYAVEWEIKKQREQAGHRTTGRKVGFANKAVLRLLKLKKLVWAHMYEDTVHFASGNSATLSLPKARSLKIEPEIMFGLKTPICSEGLDAAAALAACEWIAFGFEIIDCPYPNWHFQPGDFVASLGLHAALVVGERKPVTPNLVPTLLEQLPSFTVRMMKNGQFVEEGSGKNSLRSPAQCLAELASAILQRGQPPLGTGEIISSGTLTAGHLIRPGETWTAELEGIPLPNLTFRLA; this comes from the coding sequence ATGAAGTTCCTGGTGGCCGGCGCTGGGGCTGTCGGGGCCTACATCGGCGCCAAGATGGCCCGTGCCGGCCTGGACGTGACGTTGTTCGCCCGCGGCAAACAGCTTCAGGCAATCCAGCAAAACGGCGTGCGCGTCCGCAGCGCCCAGGGAGATTTTGAGGCCCATCCCAAAACCACTGCCGATCTCGAGCAGGCCGGGACCTTCGATGTCGTGTTTCTCACCGTAAAGGCGCACAGTCTACCGCAGCTTGCGCCGCGGTTGAAAAGCGTTATCGGGCCGCAGACGACGGTGGTCAGCACGCAGAACGGCATCCCCTGGTGGTTCTTCCAGAACTTTGGCGGAGAACTCGACGGCTTTCGCCTGGAAAAAGTCGATCCCGGCGGGATTGTTTCTTCCGCCATCCCACCCAGGCAAGTGGTGGGCTCGATCATTTATTTCGCCACCGATATCACGGAACCCGGCGTCATTCGCCATACCGAGGGCAGCCGCATCTCGCTCGGCGAACCCGACGGCACCCGCTCCGAGCGCACCAAACAAATTGCCGATGCGCTCATCTCTTCCGGTCTGCGCTGCCCCATTACTACCCACATCCGCCAGGAAATCTGGGTCAAGATTCTCGGCAACGTGGTCTTTAACCCGATCAGCGCGCTCACCGGCGCCACCCTGGTGCAAATGGCCCAGCATCCCGAGGTCTCCCGCATCGTTCGCGAGGTGATGCGCGAAACCGAAACCCTCGGTAACAAGCTCGGATTCACTTTGCCCATCACCATCGAGCAGCGCATTGCCGGAGCGGCGAAAGTCGGCGAACACAAGACCTCGATGTTGCAGGACCTGGAGGCCGGGCGTCCTCTGGAACTCGATGCCATTGTTGGCGCCGTCGTGGAGTTGGGCGAGCGCCTGAAAGTTCCCATGCCGCACACGGAAACGATTTATGCCACCGCCAAGCTGCTATCGGAAACGCGCAGCGGCAACGTGGCGAAGCTTCCCGTAAAACCGGCCTCCGCCGAACCGGCAAAGGAAATTACCAGCACCGACATTGAATCGGTCGCGCGCGAGCTGCTTACCGCGTATGACACCGGGCAGATGGTCTCGACTCCACCCTCCGGCCGCGGCTTTGATCTCGACGCTTGCTACGCCGTCGAATGGGAGATCAAGAAGCAACGCGAGCAGGCTGGACACCGCACGACCGGCCGCAAAGTCGGGTTCGCCAATAAGGCCGTGCTGCGCCTGCTGAAGCTGAAGAAGCTGGTGTGGGCGCACATGTATGAAGACACCGTTCATTTCGCGAGCGGCAACTCCGCCACCCTGTCGCTGCCCAAGGCGCGCTCGCTGAAAATCGAGCCGGAGATCATGTTCGGCTTGAAGACTCCCATCTGTTCGGAAGGTCTGGATGCAGCCGCCGCTCTCGCCGCCTGCGAATGGATTGCCTTCGGCTTCGAAATCATTGACTGTCCATATCCCAATTGGCATTTTCAACCCGGCGACTTCGTGGCTTCGCTAGGCTTGCATGCCGCGCTTGTCGTCGGCGAGCGCAAGCCGGTCACGCCCAACCTGGTTCCCACGCTCCTGGAACAACTGCCAAGTTTCACCGTTCGCATGATGAAGAATGGACAGTTCGTGGAGGAAGGTTCAGGCAAGAATTCTCTGCGCAGCCCCGCGCAGTGCCTGGCGGAACTGGCAAGCGCAATTCTCCAACGCGGGCAGCCTCCCCTCGGCACGGGCGAGATCATCAGCTCCGGCACGCTCACCGCCGGTCATCTGATCCGCCCCGGCGAGACATGGACCGCCGAACTCGAGGGTATTCCCCTTCCCAACCTGACTTTCAGGCTCGCCTGA
- a CDS encoding acyl--CoA ligase: MQSVTTVLEALQLAPGDSTAIIIPESGVRVSYASLRRQVLEMADTLAAAGVRRGTRVAIALPNGLPAIVSFLAATIAGTAAPMNPTYKYQEFCFYLQDTSAKVLILGQGDTGEAGPAAADSGTPILPVQLDSDGNVRLTGVAPKPWTTAPAEDDVALILHTSGSTGQPKRVPLEHRNLALSAANIVETYALSPNDVSLCFMPLFHVHGIVASTLAPLLSGGTVVAPTGVNPLIFWRLVRQYHVTWYTAVPTIHHVVSARARSGDRPDKGGSLRFVRSASAPLAPEAMRKMEEAFGVPVLEAYGMTEAAHQMASNPLPPRQRKAGSVGLPTGIEISIMDSLGNHLQGRDRGEIVIKGASVFSGYENNPDANAEAFVDGWFRTGDEGWKDDDGYVHISGRIKELINRAGEKIAPRHVDEVLAEHPAVAEAVTFGMPHPTLGEEVAAAVVLREGHGEADLLRFCRERLAHFECPKKIFVVESIPRTATGKILRRAVAAALCSGKEHVA, translated from the coding sequence ATGCAATCTGTAACTACCGTCCTGGAAGCGTTGCAGTTGGCCCCTGGCGACAGCACCGCGATCATCATTCCTGAATCGGGGGTGCGGGTGAGCTATGCCTCGCTCCGTCGCCAAGTACTCGAAATGGCCGATACGTTGGCCGCGGCCGGGGTGCGGCGCGGCACTCGCGTCGCCATAGCGCTGCCCAACGGCCTGCCTGCGATCGTGAGTTTCCTGGCGGCAACCATCGCCGGCACCGCGGCGCCGATGAATCCAACGTATAAATACCAGGAATTCTGTTTCTACCTGCAGGACACCAGCGCGAAGGTCCTGATCCTGGGGCAGGGTGATACTGGCGAGGCCGGTCCGGCCGCCGCCGACAGCGGCACCCCGATCTTGCCGGTCCAACTCGACTCCGACGGTAATGTGCGGCTCACTGGAGTCGCGCCCAAACCCTGGACCACCGCGCCTGCCGAAGATGACGTGGCGCTGATTCTTCACACCAGCGGCAGCACCGGCCAGCCCAAGCGCGTTCCCCTTGAGCACCGCAACCTGGCGCTCTCTGCCGCGAACATTGTCGAAACCTACGCGCTCTCGCCGAACGATGTTTCGCTCTGCTTCATGCCTTTGTTTCACGTTCACGGCATCGTCGCATCCACCTTGGCCCCGTTGTTGTCGGGCGGAACCGTGGTCGCGCCCACCGGAGTGAACCCGCTTATCTTCTGGCGGCTGGTGCGGCAATATCATGTGACCTGGTACACGGCCGTCCCCACGATTCATCACGTGGTTTCGGCTCGCGCGCGCAGCGGCGATCGTCCCGACAAGGGCGGCTCACTCCGCTTCGTTCGTTCCGCCAGCGCCCCGCTAGCCCCGGAAGCGATGCGGAAAATGGAGGAAGCTTTCGGCGTGCCCGTGCTCGAGGCCTATGGCATGACGGAAGCCGCCCACCAGATGGCGTCCAATCCGCTCCCGCCGCGGCAGCGCAAGGCTGGTTCGGTGGGCCTGCCGACCGGAATCGAGATCAGCATCATGGATTCGCTCGGCAATCACCTGCAGGGCCGCGACCGCGGCGAGATCGTGATTAAGGGCGCGAGCGTCTTCAGCGGATACGAGAACAATCCGGACGCAAATGCCGAAGCCTTCGTGGATGGATGGTTCCGCACCGGCGATGAAGGGTGGAAAGACGACGACGGTTACGTTCACATTTCCGGCCGCATCAAGGAACTGATCAACCGCGCCGGCGAGAAAATTGCGCCCCGTCACGTAGATGAAGTGCTCGCCGAGCATCCCGCGGTGGCCGAAGCGGTCACCTTCGGCATGCCACATCCCACCCTCGGCGAAGAAGTTGCCGCAGCCGTGGTCTTGCGCGAAGGACACGGCGAAGCCGACCTGTTAAGGTTCTGCCGCGAGCGCCTGGCACACTTCGAGTGTCCGAAGAAAATTTTCGTCGTCGAAAGCATTCCTCGAACTGCCACCGGCAAGATCCTTCGCCGTGCCGTCGCCGCCGCCCTGTGCAGCGGCAAGGAGCACGTGGCATGA
- a CDS encoding bifunctional precorrin-2 dehydrogenase/sirohydrochlorin ferrochelatase, whose protein sequence is MDLIPMFLKFAGRRCLVVGAGSVGEGKIESLLRTGAETAVVAPRASERVAEWSSAGKLRWRRRTFRPNDLDSVFMVVAATSSANVNDRVYREARRRGVLCNVVDDPERCGSYYPAVVHDSYEAWLEALAYTRCLLLARVADPAEGKDHSHRTVSPPAFRKFKKRTRSRSS, encoded by the coding sequence ATGGATCTTATTCCAATGTTCCTGAAGTTTGCCGGCCGGCGCTGCCTGGTCGTGGGCGCGGGCAGCGTCGGCGAGGGCAAGATCGAGAGCTTGCTGCGGACCGGCGCCGAGACCGCCGTGGTGGCTCCGCGGGCCTCTGAACGTGTGGCGGAGTGGAGTTCCGCCGGCAAGTTGCGATGGCGGCGCCGTACATTTCGGCCGAACGACCTGGACAGCGTTTTCATGGTCGTGGCGGCCACCTCGTCAGCGAACGTCAATGATCGCGTTTACCGCGAGGCAAGACGACGCGGAGTTTTGTGCAACGTCGTCGATGACCCCGAGCGCTGCGGCTCTTACTATCCGGCCGTAGTTCACGACTCCTACGAAGCGTGGCTGGAAGCGCTCGCTTACACGCGATGCTTGCTGCTGGCTCGCGTCGCGGATCCAGCGGAGGGAAAAGACCACTCGCATCGCACCGTCAGCCCGCCGGCGTTCCGGAAGTTCAAGAAACGAACCCGCAGCCGGTCATCATGA